TGTGAATGCAACTGCAGCTGCTCCTAGGCCAACAATTGCTGCATCAAATGCGGCCACTAGATTTTGTGACAGGGAAGTTATGTCTCCAGACCCTAAGGCAGACAGCCCGGGTCCAAGGGGTATCAATGTTCCCATTAATCCTATAGCTGGGCCAATTTTCGCGATAACATCAGTTTTTTCGATGCGTTTGGCCGCATTAATTTGTTCTGCTTCAATTAACTTTCTGGCAAATGCTTCCCTTGATTTTTCGCCTAGATTGCTATTTACTGCTATTTTGCTCAGTATTTCCCTGTGGCTTTTTGGGAGATTGCTTTTTTCTGCAACTTCCTTAATTCCATCAGGAGTTTCCTGAGTGGAAATACTGTTTAAAAGTTCTTCAATTTCGTTTACATCGGTTTTGATTCTACTGGAATATTCAGATAATATTCCTCCAACCTGTATAATCGTATACACCATGAATATTAACAGCGCTGCAATAACAGGTATAATTAAACTCTGTGCTATTACATACATTAAACTGCTTAATGCTTCACTTCCAAGAATTGCTGTCATTAAATCGCCTCTTTTATTTCTGTATTAGACTACTTCGTTTTTTTGTTACATAAAACCCACTAAATATCAATATGATGGCAAATATTGATACGTAAGTTAATGTTTCGCTAGATGGTATGTTCATGGGGCTCATTGGAGACTCAAGAACTTTATTTATATTGGGAATCACAATTACTGATGCTATGAAATAGAATCCTGCAAAAAGCATAAAATTACCCAGTAAAAGGGGATATGGTTTTTTTGTGATCCGGGTTATAGCCTCTGAAGCAAAATAAACTATTAATATGGTTAAACTTAAAAAAACCCCCGCATATTGCCCAATAACTACGCTAGAAGCTCCTATTATTGGAGATATCATTATTATTGCTGCCCCAATCATTCCAAAACAACATGGACTTGGAGCTATCATGGCCGCACATGTGGCCTTAGC
This genomic window from Methanobacterium veterum contains:
- a CDS encoding MotA/TolQ/ExbB proton channel family protein produces the protein MTAILGSEALSSLMYVIAQSLIIPVIAALLIFMVYTIIQVGGILSEYSSRIKTDVNEIEELLNSISTQETPDGIKEVAEKSNLPKSHREILSKIAVNSNLGEKSREAFARKLIEAEQINAAKRIEKTDVIAKIGPAIGLMGTLIPLGPGLSALGSGDITSLSQNLVAAFDAAIVGLGAAAVAFTISRIRKRWYEDQLSTLDTLAESTLEALQNAEKKTKTNGYQ
- a CDS encoding DUF2162 domain-containing protein, with product MLNLIWQLGILSVVLLFGVKIGLAMGFSGLSKKVAVVIAAGYGLGIYILSFIISRYTSTFYNFISDYNSAIFLIMALIIIYTGFYTIKEWKIHQKNHAKATCAAMIAPSPCCFGMIGAAIIMISPIIGASSVVIGQYAGVFLSLTILIVYFASEAITRITKKPYPLLLGNFMLFAGFYFIASVIVIPNINKVLESPMSPMNIPSSETLTYVSIFAIILIFSGFYVTKKRSSLIQK